GTATGCAAGCAGCGATGTGTTCTTGTTTCCATCTCACACTGAAACTTTTGGGAATGTAACTCTCGAAGCAATGAGCAGTGGGTTGCCTTGTCTGGTAGCTGATGCTACAGGGAGTAAGTCATTGGTGGATCATGATGAAAACGGTGGGCTTGCAGAACCTGAAAACAAAGCTGATTTTGCGAAAAAATTATCCATCATTGTTTCTGACAAAGAACTTCGAGACAAAATGAAAAAGGTGTCCCGGGAAAAGGCATTACTTTATGATTGGGATGAAATTAATGGACAGTTGCTAGATAATTATAAGGAAGCGTTGGAACTTCCTATCCCAGAAGAAGACATTTAAAAATAACCGATTCCATGAAGATCATTGATGTAGCGGAATTTTATACGGATCAGGGCGGCGGAGTAAAAACGTATATCAACCAGAAACTAAAAGCGGGTGAAAAGCACGGCCACGAAATAGTGATAGTAGCACCCGGTGAAGACTGGGGAGAAGAAGAAAGATATGGCGGCAGGGTCATTTGGGTGAAAGGACCCCGCCTTCCGGTTGACTGGCGCTACTACGTGTTATGGCGCGAAAAAGCCGTTCACGAAATTTTGGATCGGGAAAAACCTGATGTTGTAGAGGGTTCTTCTCCTTGGACCGGCGGCTGGTTTGCGGGGCGTTGGAAAGGTGATGCGGTTAAAACTTTTATTTTTCATCAAGATCCGGTGGCGGCATATCCGCATACTCTTTTAGGAAATATGCTGGGCTTCGATAAGGTGGACAAACTCTTTGGCTTTTACTGGAAGTATCTTCAACGCCTAAGTAATAATTTTGATGCTACTATTGTTAGTGGGGAATGGCTTGCGGAACGCATAGATAGCTTTGGGGTTAACAATCCGGTTCCGGTGCCTTTCGGTATTGATAAAGATTTCTTTTCACCATCCCGGCGAGATTTACAGCTGAGAGCTAAGCTTTTAGCTCAATTTGATCTGCCAGAATCAGCAAACCTGATGATTGCAATCAGCCGACATCATCCCGAAAAAAGAATGGGAACACTGATTGATGGATTTCGAGCAGCTGCTGAGAAAAAGCCGATGGGGTTGATTGTTTTTGGGGATGGACCCATCCGGAAATATGTAGACTATAAAGCCAATAAATCGGATTATGTGAAGCTAATGGGGTTTACAGAAAACCGGGATGAGCTGGCCAATATTCTGGCGTCTTGTGATTATTTTGTTCACGGCTCTTCTGCAGAAACCTATGGAATTGTGGTTGCGGAGGCTGTTTGCAGCGGACTACCCGTTGTGGTGCCTGCTAGAGGAGGAGCCGCAGATATCGCCAATAAGGACATTGCCGAAACTTATCAGTCTGGAAATGCGTCTGCCTTAAAAGGGGCATTGCTCAATATCATTCAAAAAGATAGAAATGAGATGGTAAAAGCTTGCCAAAAAACAGCTGAAGAAGGAATTGGAACGATGGCAGACCATTTTGAGCTTCTATTTGAGAAGTACCAAGAGTTGGTTCAGCAGAAGAAGGATCAGTAAAGAGCCTA
Above is a window of Balneola sp. DNA encoding:
- a CDS encoding glycosyltransferase, whose amino-acid sequence is MKIIDVAEFYTDQGGGVKTYINQKLKAGEKHGHEIVIVAPGEDWGEEERYGGRVIWVKGPRLPVDWRYYVLWREKAVHEILDREKPDVVEGSSPWTGGWFAGRWKGDAVKTFIFHQDPVAAYPHTLLGNMLGFDKVDKLFGFYWKYLQRLSNNFDATIVSGEWLAERIDSFGVNNPVPVPFGIDKDFFSPSRRDLQLRAKLLAQFDLPESANLMIAISRHHPEKRMGTLIDGFRAAAEKKPMGLIVFGDGPIRKYVDYKANKSDYVKLMGFTENRDELANILASCDYFVHGSSAETYGIVVAEAVCSGLPVVVPARGGAADIANKDIAETYQSGNASALKGALLNIIQKDRNEMVKACQKTAEEGIGTMADHFELLFEKYQELVQQKKDQ